One region of Oryza sativa Japonica Group chromosome 10, ASM3414082v1 genomic DNA includes:
- the LOC4349157 gene encoding arogenate dehydratase/prephenate dehydratase 6, chloroplastic, translating into MAYTSSSLHLHKHLLLPKTNPSSSYSRPPPPSFVAAAAKINGVNGHSSKKSPNGKAQINGDGKKGVNGSGRKKAAAQHINGNDRIHLSVSTGGAGGQDGFGLRVAFQGAPGAYSEFAAKTALPGCDTVPCRAFADALAAVDGGAVDRAILPVESTMEGTALRNYDLLLRHDLVVVQEINLFVHYCLLAMPGVRAAEVRRVISHPMALAHCGRALARLGVDREPVEDTAGAVEMLRSNRMLDTAAIASPRAADLYGLDVLAHGLQDESWNVTRFLLLSKPPSPVTLPMDADAKTSMVVAHRGGSMMVVLKVLSAFSSRNINLTKLEVINNNDGGGGGGGAAAGHPVMILDTSARGAPTLRAFPHVLYVDCEGASHDPRVLDAIKEIERFAVFVRVLGCYAADSNVYDLQ; encoded by the coding sequence ATGGCctacacctcctcctccctccacctccacaagcacctcctcctccccaagaccaacccctcctcctcctactcgcggcctccgcctccgtcgttcgtcgccgcggcggccaagATCAACGGCGTCAACGGACACTCCTCCAAGAAGTCCCCCAACGGCAAGGCGCAGatcaacggcgacggcaagaagGGGGTCAACGGGAgcgggaggaagaaggcggcggcgcagcacaTCAACGGGAATGACCGGATCCATCTGTCGGTGAGCACGGGCGGCGCCGGGGGCCAGGATGGGTTCGGGCTCAGGGTGGCGTTCCAGGGCGCGCCGGGCGCGTACAGCGAGTTCGCGGCGAAGACGGCGCTCCCCGGGTGCGACACCGTGCCCTGCCGCGCGTTCGCCGACGCGCTGGcggcggtcgacggcggcgccgtcgaccgCGCGATACTGCCCGTCGAGTCCACCATGGAGGGCACCGCGCTGCGGAACTACGACCTCCTGCTGAGGCATGACCTCGTCGTGGTCCAGGAGATCAACCTGTTCGTGCACTACTGCCTCCTCGCCATGCCCGGTGTCCGCGCCGCCGAGGTGCGCCGGGTGATTAGCCACCCCATGGCGCTCGCGCACTGCGGCCGTGCGCTGGCGCGGCTCGGCGTGGACAGGGAGCCCGTGGAGGacaccgccggcgccgtggagatgCTGCGGTCCAACCGGATGCTCgacaccgccgccatcgccagcccgcgcgccgccgacctCTACGGCCTCGACGTGCTCGCGCACGGCCTCCAGGACGAGTCATGGAACGTCACCCGCTTCCTGCTCCTCTCCAAGCCGCCCTCGCCGGTGACGCTGCCCATGGACGCCGACGCCAAGACCAGCATGGTGGTCGCCCACCGGGGCGGCTCCATGATGGTGGTCCTCAAGGTCCTCTCCGCCTTCTCCTCCCGCAACATCAACCTGACCAAGCTGGAGGTCATCAAcaacaacgacggcggcggcggcggcggtggcgccgcggcgggccACCCCGTGATGATCCTCGACACGAGCGCCCGCGGCGCGCCGACGCTCCGCGCGTTCCCGCACGTCCTCTACGTCGACTGCGAGGGCGCCTCTCACGACCCGCGCGTCCTCGACGCCATCAAGGAGATCGAGAGATTCGCGGTGTTCGTCCGCGTTCTTGGCTGCTACGCCGCCGATTCCAACGTCTACGACCTGCAATGA